From the Carya illinoinensis cultivar Pawnee chromosome 4, C.illinoinensisPawnee_v1, whole genome shotgun sequence genome, one window contains:
- the LOC122306498 gene encoding pentatricopeptide repeat-containing protein At1g31920-like yields MSELKVIHAQIFRIGLFFDEYNASKVVVFCALQDSGSLRCSFGYTNKNSPYQALLFYQEMLTRALAPDRFTFPSLLKSCQDLREGEQLHCHSRKLGFALDAYIQNSLMYAYSQFGCLVFARKVFEKMGEKSVVSWATMIKVCK; encoded by the exons ATGTCAGAGCTCAAGGTTATCCACGCCCAAATTTTTAGGATTGGCCTCTTCTTCGATGAATACAATGCTAGCAAAGTCGTTGTCTTTTGTGCTCTCCAAGACTCTGGAAGCCTCCGTTGCTCGTTTG GCTACACCAACAAGAACTCGCCCTATCAGGCACTTCTGTTTTACCAAGAAATGCTAACTAGAGCTCTGGCCCCTGATAGATTCACGTTCCCTTCTTTGCTCAAATCGTGTCAGGATTTGCGTGAGGGCGAACAGTTGCATTGTCACTCTAGGAAGCTTGGTTTTGCTTTGGATGCTTACATTCAGAACTCATTGATGTATGCGTACTCCCAATTCGGGTGCTTGGTTTTTGCTCGCAAGGTGTTTGAAAAAATGGGGGAGAAGAGTGTGGTGTCTTGGGCGACCATGATTAAAGTGTGTAAGTga
- the LOC122306796 gene encoding uncharacterized protein LOC122306796, with the protein MVNYFSRNTRLENHSDEPLKVTATVGYVFQLLDDMIIQPGEHSYISYGDLGIDYNGGRPVEVLFYLGERQTEPIWTSQIRDHAKIIFFKREDGTIDHNLIKGSMIQMNGIVISMKGAVKKMKSFLK; encoded by the exons ATGGTGAACTATTTCTCGAGAAACACCAGACTCGAAAACCATTCTGACGAACCACTGAAGGTTACTGCAACAGTGggttatgtatttcaattgTTGGATGACATGATAATCCAACCGGGTGAGCACAGTTACATTAGCTATGGCGATTTGGGGATTGATTACAATGGTGGACGTCCAGTAGAAGTGCTTTTTTACCTCGGAGAACGGCAGACGGAACCTATATGGACATCGCAGATAAGGGATCATGCGAAAATCATATTCTTCAAACGCGAGGATGGAACCATCGACCACAATCTTATCAAGGGGAGTATGATCCAGATGAACGG GATAGTTATCTCGATGAAAGGCGCGGTGAAAAAGATGAAGTCATTTCTGAAGTAG
- the LOC122306797 gene encoding uncharacterized protein LOC122306797, with amino-acid sequence MVNYFSRNTRLENYSDEPLKVTATVDRMFQLLDDIIIQPGEHSYISYADLGIDYNGGRLVEVLFYLGDRQTEPILTSQIRDHEKIIFFKREDGTIAHNLIQGSMIQMNGIVISMKGAVKKMKSFLK; translated from the exons ATGGTGAACTATTTCTCGAGAAACACCAGACTCGAAAATTATTCTGACGAACCACTGAAGGTTACTGCGACAGTGGATCGCATGTTTCAATTGTTGGATGACATAATAATCCAACCGGGTGAGCACAGTTACATTAGCTACGCCGATTTGGGGATTGATTACAATGGTGGACGTCTAGTAGAAGTGCTTTTTTACCTCGGAGACCGGCAGACGGAACCTATATTGACATCGCAGATAAGGGACCATGAGAAAATCATATTCTTCAAACGCGAGGATGGAACCATCGCCCACAATCTGATCCAGGGGAGTATGATCCAGATGAACGG GATAGTTATATCGATGAAAGGCGCGGTGAAAAAGATGAAGTCATTTCTGAAGTAG